Below is a window of Impatiens glandulifera chromosome 2, dImpGla2.1, whole genome shotgun sequence DNA.
aaattaataaagagaaagaaagaaatttttGTCATCGCGAAATTTTTGTCACATGTTATGTTCgagtcatttttttatttttaaattcgatcgtaacctttttttaatttattttaatataatttttattctcttatctatatatatttatcaaatgtattatatatatatatatatatatttttttattatttaatttatttattgtccTATTATTATTCTaccaaatatataaatgagagaaTAAATGACATGTAATGATGTgatcatgtttaaaaaaatgtgacgagaaaaatcttttttaaattctccatcatttacttatatattttattttttttaaataactttaatatttataaatcatgtatcacattattttctctcatttatCATAGTCTTGGGTTggaattgttttttaaaaaattgattatttaataagtaaatgagttttaaatattaattaattatttaaatattaaaaatatcaattttgtttCATAAAATTGGATTTCAACTgacttttctttattttgaagCTAAGCACGGCCATTTTAGGTATATATTCATGTCcttaggcctctcaattaggggtttcagaACCAGTTGTCATCatgtattgtgcgtcgatgccaaTTTTCTTAAGCATAAAGTTGAAGATTAACTATTGGTGGCTATAGCATTGGATGCAAATGAACAACTATATCATGGTGATTTTAGTGtcgttgattcagagaataataactcatgGACATACTTCATACAACAACTAAGAGTGACAATTGGTCGAGGTCGTGGTCTTCAGAGGAGTAGGGTTTGAGAGTAGAGTCGAAGTGGAGAGTGAGAGAATTGATATTcgtgaatgattttttttttaatttgggccaaaaaaaattatatatacaatgaaatacgagaaatgtcattcacgcattttcatctaaaacgcgtgagttcaaaaacgcgttttagatgaaacgcgtgaatgacatttctcgACTTTCCATTTACGGGAAATGTCactcacgcgtttcatctaaaacacgtttatgaactcacgcattttagatgaaaacgcGTGAATAGCATTTCTCGTCTTCGAGAGGTAATTTAGTTGCGCGAGGGGGCAACAccgactttttgcaggacaaaAAGACCCCTTTTTTTAAACTATATCAAGTGAGGTCCATTTTTGTATTTAGGCCTTTAGtaggtcatttcatcaaatttctcaaaatcaacTAGAGACCTAAAGAGATTTTGGGGAAATTGGACTAAATGACCCTACAAATAGGCCTATTTGCATCCGtggtaatttttaataatttttgatctgatgaccacttatttttttttgactaatttacccttttcgcgtaacgcgaagggagttcgcgtttcgcgaagtgaaacagtcttgatatatatactcaaattttttcatttctctcattttctttctctctcatgcTTTCTTTCCTCCTGAGTTTGTCGCCGGCGGCGTAAACTCCGGCGACGGCGAGCCCTCAAGCATAAATCGACAAGATAAGCAACCTAATCCCCGAatctatgtttatataacagatttatgttctcatttgtatttcttaatgaaaccctaaccctaaatatgttctttttggtgatattggttaatattggttcatattgaatcatatttgttcatattgggtcatatttgttcatatatgttcatatttgttcatattggtttattagtttgttcaacttattgattgttcttttggctgtgatgatatttgcagatgatatcgtttctgctagttacttaacgaagcgttaagtacttaacgaagcgttatgtacttagcgaagcgttaagtacttaacgcttctgCACGCGCGCGTAGGAAGACGAAGAGGCGCGCGTATATGCACGCGCcataccatatattttaaaaaataaaacatttggacattcatttcttccattttcccTCTTCTATCCTCTCGATTCCTCTCTCTCTACAACCGTCACACTGAAGAAGACATTGACAAGGCCGATCTGCCCGTCCCCCTCGTGTCCTCCCTCTCTATCATTGATTCCCCATAAATCTCAGGTTAGTTTTAGTTTGGTTGTTGCATGTCTGTTTTTGGTTATGGGTTTTCATATTTGCATGTTTAGTTTTAGGGGTTTTGGCTGTTTTAGTTTATTGGTTTAATATTGGTTAGGTTTAGCGTTTAATGTTTGTTTCTGGTTATTGATTATTGCATTATATTTGCATGTTTGTTTCTGGttgttggttattgtttctGGTTTAGGGATTCGCGAattacttaacgcttcgttaagtacttaacgcttcgttaagtacttaacgaagcgttaagtacttaacgaagcgttaagtacttaacgtttgATGTGGTCTATGTATATGatcttacatttttgttgttgttccttttgtagatggcagaaaccacCGTTCCTGATTTCCCTGGACGGATTTCTTGGAAAAGCGCCCTCTGCCTTAAGAAGATTGTTATGAAGtttgaggaaatggatcttgtgGAGAAGGTGTACAATACCCAATTCAGATATATAGTCTCTGCGCCAGtgttgcagttctcaggaactattgtacatcacatgttgcttaggagggtaacctcaacctccaaggagattactttcaatatcaatgggcaagaacttgtgtttggtatgaaagagtacgccttggtgacgggcctaaacttcggaaggtttcctgaggtgaacgaagaagaatgccgaggttgtccacctctgttggtaaaatattttaaagggaagacgagtgtagtaatgcaagacttggagactgcttttttgaaatgtagagataaggaagatgcctggaagatggggctggtatgcttgatttgccagtacctattttcatttgacccaaggagggtGGTATTTGCCAAAATCCTCCACATGGTCGAAGACGAGGAAAGTTTCCTCCGATTTCCTTGGGGGAAGGTGACCTTcagagccaccctcaagggtttgaacaagaacatgagacatctcagtcacaaatattataagaagaagaaggaaaagagtactgatccttatgctccttttgcttataacatttatgggtttgcactggcatttcaagtgtggacatatgaggtcatcaaaggttttgttcctaaatttgctagaaagaatgagcttaatgatcctctacgcccaaggttgttagtctatcattccaacaggaagaaCACCTTGATCGAGATAAAGACTGCCCTGGAGACAACGGatctgactgagatggaagagtcctccatggagaagaggttatacagtggtgaggactttgaacaaatagatgagtcaactgatgaattttttgagggatttacagaaGGGAAGTTAGTGAAGGAGGATTATGATGATAAAGAGGAGGGAAGTGAACCTGAGGATGAACATGAAGAACCTACTTCCAAACCAAACACCCGGAAGAGAAAGGCTGCGCTTAATCTCAAAGAAGCCGTAAacctgaagaggaagcttgcttatgaatctaGTCCTGCCAACATTCCTAGCCCCCCATCCGCTACTAGTCCTGGATTACCTCCAACATcttctgttggatgtaaatgtgaagAGCTGAAAGAGGAGGTAAAAGCGCTGAAGGAGGAGCTCATCAAAGAGGTGAAGGAGGAGCTCAAAGAGATGAAAACAGCTTACGAAGAAACTCAAACAAATCACAAGGCTTATATGAAAAAGTTGGTTGTTAGTATGTGCGAACAGTTATTAGCCAAATCCAACCAAAGGATGGCCAGTTTAATTGTCAAATTAGATAGTATGGAggaggagaggaagaagaagaagaagaagagcaaattGGAAAAGAAGGGCAAGACTGAGGTAAGATAAAGATACTtatcgcttcgttaagtacttaacgcttcgttaagtacttaacgcttcgttaagtacttaacgcttcgttaagtacttaccgcttcgttaagtacttaacgcttcgttaagtacttaacgcttcgttaagtacttaacgcttcgttaagtacttatcttttgttgttcttaactaaccacactgttgttttatttttgcaggaagggaatgtggaggagatgaagacgaatgacatggagatgaaggatgggaaggtggaggaggagagtgagaaggtggaggatataaCTGAAGTAAGTTTTACTTAGTGAAgtcaaatgttgtttcgggaagtaaacgctgaccacactgttgttttctttttgcaggatgggaaggtggaggagatgaaggatgggaaggtggaggaggagagtgtgaaggtggaggataaaacTGAGGTAAGTTTTGATTAGCGAAGTCATAtgtttcgggaagtaaacgTTGACCACACTGTTATTCTATTTTTGCAGGATAGGAAGGCGGAGGATAGTGTGGTGAAGGTGGACGAGACTGAGAataatgtgaaggtggatggtggggagattgagactgatgtgaaggtggatggtggtgagactgagaataatgtgaaggtggatggtggggagattgagactgatgtgaaggtggatggtggtgagaCTGAGAATGATgtaaaggtggatggtggggagattgagactgatgtgaaggtggatggtggtgagaCTGAGAATGATgtaaaggtggatggtggggagattgagactGAAAAAAGATCCTGAAAAATTTCCAATATCAGACGTCTTTTCTCAGTACTTCTGGGGAGCGCCTCATAGACATATGCCAGAATGGCCACTAGTAGACGATATTTACGTGCCTTTGAACATTGGCAACAAGCATTGGGTACTGTGCGTCGTTCGTGTACAAGATAATCACATTGACGTTTATGACTGTGACTCGAGTATTTATAGGAATCTCGATCCATACATGAGACCTTTGTGTGAGATGTTTCCACGAATATATGCAATGGGAGCCAGTGATGCTGAGCTACAACGGTatcctaatttcaatttccagaAACTGACATATAAAAGGTTGCCACACCCAGTCAAAAATGCAGTCGCCAAAAATGGGGAAGTCCCTAGAGCAGCGGAAAGTGGGGATTGTGGTGTATTTATGCTTATGCACATGGAATACTTGACTGCTGGTTTAGGTGTAGAGAAGGTGACTTCCAATGAAATGGAGTTTTTTCGACAAAAGATGGCGGtccggttatttcatcaaattacagaaccttagtttgtattgtaatcgtttattgatttttggatAGAACTTGACTTGTGCTTATGTATTCTGAACTTGTATTACTTTTTGGGTAGAACTTCAACTTAAGTTACAtttcatgttaaaatatttgtagtttTAATGTAGTCTGGTTGGTTGGTAGTCTGATATTTAAAAACCAAAGAATTGAACATATAAATCAATGTACCAAGTAACTAACTTAAACTCACTTAAACCAAGTTTTACTTAACGAAGcgcttaacgaagcgttaagtacttaacgaagcgttaagtacttaacgaagcgttaagtacttaacgaagcgataagtacttaacgaagcgttaagtacttaacgaagcgttaagtactccTACAGTACACAGATAAACTAGATACAACATACATATTACAACTTATCCgattacaacttatccgattacaacttatccgagttcaacttatccgagtacaacttatccgagtacaacttatccaaaacataatacaacttatccaaaacataatacaaattatccaaaacataatacaacttatccaaaacacttatacaacttatcccaatcaatctaaaggctcatattgttgagatgatggctcgtgctgttgagaagatgagtcatgatgcttagatgatgatgcttttgcagtagatggagcaggcatgactgctttgcatgtggccctattatgtcctagtccaCCACATGAGGTGCATCGTCTCGGAGCCTTACGTACCTCACCTtgagatgacctacgctttgtttgtggacgccctttcttaaccttcacaggtggttttagacatacgcgttccttgatcatttcgggaatatcccaatcgtcttcatcaccagcagggtaacatgtctccgcatatgcattcatccaagattcagttgtgtaatatctgtaagaatggaaaataaaacgattaaacaattggttaaatagattgaacatgtgagctgaataataccttgaacaaaagtcataacaaaccaaattgcggtgacgggcagcagccattgcatgagtacaaggaagaccagaaacttcaaataccctacaagtgcagttcatgtctttcaaattgactttaaaatgagactgattgtcatgcacataaaactcgaatcggttaagcgatgatactgtatagaatctagccttctcgaatccctcacgtaaccagttttcatatgttggagataacacttctcggtggttggacgctctttctcttctctcattaaaccaaccttgtattgtcaatcttaaatactcggccattgaggaaatggggtactttctggcttccctgctctgactattaaaactctcagcataattgcttgttagttgattgtatcgcttaccggggaaaaatgctctactccatctttgaaatccaatttcttccaaataggcagcaatcctattatctttaacccttatcttgtcaaaaaaacGATTGAATTCGTGGAcggtgtacgcacgagaagccatatcaaactccatatgacaattatcagttttgaatttcgcgttgatattcatctttatgtgatatgtgcacgcaccgtggtatgcttctggaaaaacagcacataaggcattggcgatgcttgggtgtctatcggatacgaagacgagatcatcaactaatccaattgcttctctcaatttttgcataaaataagtccaagagttattattctctgaatcaacaactccgaatgcgacaggatataattgttcattagcatctaatgcaatagccaccaatagttgacctcccaccttgtgcttaagaaaactagcatcaacacacaatacgggacgacaaaatgctttgaaacccctaatagagaggcctagggacatgaacatatacttgaagtgcccGACCTCGTCTgtttggatgtctgttatggtaccaggattatgcttctccaacatgtataagtatgagggtaatttttcatatgaatcctcaaccgttcctcgcaccgccactaatgccatttccctagccctccaagccttattataagtcaaatttacCCCATAAGTtgcctgcatgtcttcaattattttcttaggcaagtgattatggtgatggtccatatacttactcttcacgcactgcccaataacccatgctggtgtttgcatttttttctctggCCTAGAtagaactgagcatgagtgttgttggtcgaatttccggatctcaaacatctcagataatttacctttcacggcacgcaatctccacttgcatttctcatccaaacatttcacataccaaagatgttttcttgacttctccaccttgaattcaaaatgattagccatcgcatatttatatagcatcagttgtagttcttttttattttcaaacaaggcaccgacttccaatacagtTTCAGTAGTTAACGCCAACGCAAATGaagggtctgtcggtgatatgtctgtcggtgatatgtctgtcgatggtgtaccaaatgatgatcttcttgcactacatggtgtacccaatgatgatcttcttgcactagtaggTGTACCCGTTGATGCTCTTCTCGCACTATGTGGTGTAGGTATCGatgcatgcaagtcctgagtaagtgggatgtgaggcaaagagttatCTCCGGCTTCATTACTTTTAACAAAGACCTCCGAGGGTAAAGCTTCTGGTACAATTAATAGAGTAAATTGTGGGagaatactttcttgagttgggtaggtaagtagtggtatcttttctttagtaaattgtgacttctctactacagacacaaacaatggtgacacagttctacccaaaatcaagcgtgataaatatatgttcagatcctcatcatcttcaataaaaacgggtttaggatttgtgatattcggaatatcatacttcacttgcagcactaaatcataggtagatttctgcacttgaagtctttcatggagtttatcaattaattcagcataacgagtactttggggtaaatccaatgttttgattgaagaggcatcaaaaaaccatattccattagcatcaactttccactctccattatagaaaacgaaaacttcggcTGCAAGAAAAATTGGAAACGGGATAATTAATACTGTGAAATGGaaacccttcgcgaaacgggaagtacttagcgaaacgggaagtacttcgcgaaacgggaagtatcatcagatgaaaccctaaacaacgcagtgattcgaaaatgcataaatgaacaacaataaacttgaaatacataaacttaccaattgttacagtgcttgtgctcgtcgtggagctcattgaGTGCCGCCGTTGAACTCCGTCGCCGGCgagattagagagaaggaggagaaaagcggaagggaagagagagaagaagaagaaaagaaatgaaaaaaagatggccggattttattatataataaaggtattctggacttttcacagcgtctcacttcgcgaaacgcgaagtcccttcgcgttacgcgaaaagggtaatttcgtccaaaaaaaattaagtggtcaccagatcaatttcaattatctgGTGACCACGGAGGCAATTTCCCTTATTTGTAAGGTCATTTAGTCCAATTTCCCGAGATTTTGagtaaaattaaactaaaagaaAGAGTGGTTGGAACAGAAGAAAAATGAAAGTCCAGGAGGCTGTGTAGGTCACGGCAAACTATTCTTCAGAATCTTCGTCCAAAATCGATCAAGATCGAAGCGAAGACTGGAGGATCGAATCTTGATCATATTTGCGAAGAGGCTGTTCGTGTGGAGCTCTAGCTGGAGACGAGTGCTGCGTTTTTTTGTGCTATGTAAGCCGGACGAGGCTGACGGTAGGAGGGAAACGAAATCAACGAAAAACCCTAAGAAAGAAACCTCAATTGCGATATCCGGAGTGAATGTAAGGTGTGATAGGCCTCCATTGAAGACTCCAGGAGCTAGAGGAGCAGGTGAAGACTTGAAGCTGCTTTGGGCCAATTTGGGCAGCTGACTCTTCTTTGATTTGGGGTTGTATTATTCTAAGGTACCACCCTAATCTATATTGTAATAGTTTCTAGATTGTGTACTAGCTGATTTGTGGACATAATGCGTTGATTGTTCTTAATCTTGCAAATCTATTCAGTACAATGTGTATTCCAATGTTGAGAGGTTCTTTTGGCCTGATGCTTTGGATCGATACATGTCTGGTTGGTTCATATTTTGAGACACACGACTGATTTTGATGTTGATCAATTGCAAAAATATTTGTTGTAGGATTTAGCCAACATTTGCTCTGTTGAAATTCAGCATAATAGTCGATGTTGccatcaaatttgatttgagATGTTTTTCTTGTTGTCTTTATTGGTGTTATCATTTTTAGGTTGGATTTTTCTAGTTGAgttcagattttttaaaatcgaAGCTATGAACAATAATTAAATGTGTTCTTCATCTGAAGAGTCCTTATGCTttatttgattgagaatcattGGATTTAAAGCTGTTTGATTTAATAGAAATAAGCTGGAATATGTTCTGAAATTATGATTGGTTTGCTTGAATATCATGAAAAATCTGTAATGAGTTGGCCTAGAAAATTTGCTCTTGTCTGCACTATGCTGTTACAAAAATGAATTGGACTGATGTCTAGAGAATAGAATAACTCTTCAATTCAGATGAATCTGATGACGACAGTTGGTCATGAAATGTGGATATGTATATGGTACACTGAAGTCATTGTTTACGTATTTGAACATAATAGTTTCAGTGATGATTGAATTCAAATGTATATGGAAGATGCAGAGGCCAATGACTAGAACATTACTAATATAAACTAACTAGATCATTGAAGTCATCAACCAATGATTATCAACCTTCAGAGGCAACATAAGAAACAGTTGTCTTATTCAAAAGATACCATGTAGAAAACTAAAGAAAGAAGTTGTATTGTTGAAAATTGTTTACTtgcctaatatatatatatatatatatatattatttagatgaTATCATATGTATAATAtgttgatttgatttttcagaTCAACAACTCAAGTAAAAAGTGATCCAACTGCAAGGATGTTACATACACAAGTACTTCAGTTGTGTGTTACTCTTTTTATCCTAGGGGGTTGGCCATTAAATGTTGCACTCGTGTACGTATCCATGAAAATCGACACATTAATCTGGTGTAGAGAACACAAATTATCATATTCCATGTTGATGAAAATTTATGCTTACTAAACTGGCAGGGTTGAAAGTAAAACTTTGAATGTTGGAGAAGAGCTTTGGAAGGAAATCCTGCCATTACAAATGAGTTCTCGCCTCTACAACTTGAAAGGGCTTAAGTCAAATACATGGTATGAAGTCAAGATATCATATCCAGCTTCTGTATGTACGTTTTCTCTTTCTGTATTGAATTCCCATTTTTCCATGTGAATCATTTTCTTATACTCTCCAAATGCAGATCCCTTCTAGATTTTCCCTTCAACTGAAGAAAGGTAATTCAGAGTTGGGACTGAACCACAAGAGGAAGCTACTCAATACAGAAAAGTTAATCTTCAAGACTGATAATATAGACTTGCTCAATAACCAGGTTCTGTCATGCCTCACTCTAACAATGTACTCCCTTTCATAATTGAATGTCTCATTGCTAAAGTATGTTCAGGAGGAAATATATGTGTTGGTGATAGTGGAGCCTGAAGGGGTTGTAGCAATGACACACGTATCTGAGAGGAAAGAAGTCATTTTTAACATTGGTATGTTAAAATCaacttaacaaatctaaagTATTTTTAGTTGTTCGAACCTTTATCATGTCTCTTTAGCTTTCTACAAAATAGATTCTACATATCATGGCTGATTTTTCTGTTCATATGTTGTTTCCTATCATAATTGTTGATCCAAATGTTGTCTTATTAACTTATTTGAAACCTAGTATTTGATCCCAATCACGCTCATTGGAAAGTCGTCAAAGTTAAAATTTGGAGTGATCTTCTTTTCGTTTGATACAAGATTTTGTAAACTATGTTAATAAAAACTTTTAACTTAAGAAAAATCATTGCAAGGATCATCCTTGTGAATCTGTAATAAATACTGAAATTTCCCTGATTTTCTTTTGCCAGTTTGTGATGAGCTACTTTTAGGCATTCCTCAACATGCCTGGTTGGTTGCATTCTTTGTCTTGATTTGCCTGGGACTTGCAATGATGCTGCCTATCTTTCTTCCTTCGTATTTATTGAGAGAAAATGGAAGATTGTCACAAAACCAAAATGCTTCCAAGAACTCGTGACGAAGTTGTATTGGTATTTAGTCTGGTAAGGTAATTTCAGACGACACCCTTGAAGTGAAGTCAGTTTCGTCAACCATTTAAGATATTTCTCAATGAGTGTTCTCCCTAAATTACCTCCTTTCATTTAGAATTGAGTTAACTTATTTTCTTATGTTGAGTTTTTGGAAACTGtcaaagttaatatttttatttattttgtatttggtatgaaagTTGATTAAATTAGATGAAATTTCGTATATTGTCTACTTTTATccacttttttatatttgtatttttaaatataaataaaagtttaaaatttatactGTTCATTGCCTATACATGTAGGGGACTGTCAAGTCATGCGAAGGTATCCATCGATCTTTGACAATAGTTTTGATGAAGCTCTTCCACACGCCGGTGAACAATAGTTTTGATGAAGCTCTTCCACACCGGTGAACTAGTGTTTTTATCCTTGGCTCTATGAGAGCTCTTGTGTTTCGTTCCTCTTGATGGTCTCTTTCTATAATTCTCTAGGTATTTAGCCGTGTGAGTGACACATGTAGGTTTCTCTTCAAGATTTTGATTAATTCCATTTTCCATTTTACCCACCACCCTTGCAAAGAGGCTTTGGTTGTGTCCTTGGCAAATTGATAGTGGAGAGTGGTGTATTATTGCATGATAAATTTGATTCTAGTAGAATGTTATAGCACTCCATGGCAAGTGGATATAGGTGTTTATACTCAAACAACTATAAATTTTTGCTTTATTGGTTTAATGTTGTTTATTGTCTGTCTTAAGTTTTTGTCTCGGGTAAAAATTCAGTGTCACAATTTTAACATTCATTAACATCTTCTAAGAAAATCTCTATaggaatttaaaaaatcaaagaaaatctCTTTATAAACTCACAAGACAAtggtatttaaaattttataaattcatgtTGAAAATTCATTTAATAGTGCAAGTATGATGCATGTTGATGGTATGCTAATTGCCTATTGTAACAAAGTAAACTATAGCTAACCCAAAGAGATTGTTTAGATTAAGGATTTATGACATGCTACAAGGCTGTTGGACATGTAATTCTAGAAGCAAAGGGGAAAGAGTTTGGCCCACATTAGgaaatcaaactaaaatattagCATATCAGTAATAtgtattattaagatattacaTTAACACATCAAacatatttaacttaaatttaatgtataaaaaaattcaaaaaattagaattcaataattattttcttattcctAACGTTCTaatcaaagaaaaataattattggtacaaaaaagaagaaatgagaTTTTCATCTTCCTATATGATGGGTTTTGGAGAAATGACTTTAAGTCCACCCATAAACGGCCTCAATGGTTCAGGAATAACAACTGAACCATCTTCTTGCTGATAGTTCTCAAGTAAGCATACCAACATTCTAGGCACAGCACATGCTGTAGCGTTTAGTGTATGAACAAATCGAGTTGGTCCAGCATTTCCTTTCACCTTCTTCTTCTCAGCAGATGGGGGCATCTCTGGTCGAAACCTGATTCCTAACCGACGACTCTGATAGTCTGTACAATTCGAAGCACTCGATATCTGTTTGTTtacaaaaaattattgttttcaatatataattaaacaactTGCAATGTATATGCAGTTTTAACTAAagtatgtttttttctttctttcaaagGTTTTCTTGTCCCACTTCAATCCGAATCTAATATTGAATGTGATCTTatttgagcttgtttgatgtggggttatttgaagattatgaaattaaaatcttGTTTAATGAAAAAGTGAGTTTTTAAGGTAGGATATTTTATTAGTGTAGATgatgaattaaatgatttgaataattgaaaagaaaggcgattgatagtttttttttgaaacCCAAAATCAAACGAGCTTTATATACCTCTCCAAAGCGGCATAAACCAGGCATCCAAGCCTCAACATCAAATTTTCGATATGCAGGCGCACCCAAGTCTAAAGTAGCCATGTCTAGAGTTCTGCAATG
It encodes the following:
- the LOC124926496 gene encoding uncharacterized protein LOC124926496, yielding MLHTQVLQLCVTLFILGGWPLNVALVVESKTLNVGEELWKEILPLQMSSRLYNLKGLKSNTWYEVKISYPASIPSRFSLQLKKGNSELGLNHKRKLLNTEKLIFKTDNIDLLNNQEEIYVLVIVEPEGVVAMTHVSERKEVIFNIVCDELLLGIPQHAWLVAFFVLICLGLAMMLPIFLPSYLLRENGRLSQNQNASKNS